A region from the Devosia lucknowensis genome encodes:
- a CDS encoding substrate-binding domain-containing protein produces MNKTIMTFAILGLMTGSAAAQAPNFDDPAEFAKQREQLTATFNGAADQPYLQYAGDAMVDTAEFKKEAPWTVCFSNAGVNNPWRVVGYTDMTEEVKLHPEIGTFTHVDAEGSDDKQIADIDDLLAGGDCDVLIVSPNSTAALTPAVEKACATGLPVIVFDRGVTTDCPVTFVHPVGGYGFGIQAADHIIANVPAGGKVLMLRILPGVDVLETRASGARNMFAEAGLEILGEEFTDGDNAKTKSIVEDYLQRGTIDAVWMDAGATAVAAVEAFEDQGVDIPVVTGEDQQDYLQKWRDLGFKGIAPTYPTYQWRTAVIAAVMTLKGEQVPGPEWVLPQPAITQEVLDQYINESMPPLHYAMCGCEDMPSYPEAWGGTK; encoded by the coding sequence GTGAACAAGACTATCATGACCTTCGCCATTCTCGGTCTGATGACCGGGTCGGCGGCGGCCCAGGCGCCGAATTTCGACGACCCGGCCGAATTTGCCAAGCAGCGCGAACAGCTGACCGCCACCTTCAATGGTGCGGCAGATCAGCCCTATCTTCAGTACGCCGGTGACGCCATGGTCGACACCGCGGAATTCAAGAAGGAAGCACCCTGGACCGTGTGCTTCTCCAATGCCGGCGTCAACAATCCCTGGCGTGTGGTCGGCTACACCGACATGACCGAGGAAGTGAAGCTGCACCCCGAAATCGGCACCTTCACCCATGTCGACGCCGAAGGGTCCGACGACAAGCAGATCGCCGACATCGACGACCTGCTCGCCGGTGGTGACTGCGACGTCCTGATCGTGTCGCCCAACTCCACCGCTGCCCTCACCCCAGCTGTCGAAAAAGCCTGCGCCACCGGCCTTCCGGTGATCGTGTTCGACCGTGGCGTCACCACCGATTGTCCGGTGACCTTCGTGCACCCGGTCGGCGGTTACGGTTTCGGTATTCAGGCGGCGGACCACATTATCGCCAACGTCCCTGCGGGCGGCAAGGTGCTGATGCTGCGCATCCTGCCCGGTGTCGACGTGCTGGAAACGCGTGCTTCCGGAGCGCGCAACATGTTCGCCGAAGCCGGTCTTGAAATTCTTGGCGAAGAATTCACCGATGGTGACAATGCCAAGACCAAGTCCATCGTCGAAGACTACCTGCAGCGCGGCACGATCGATGCCGTCTGGATGGACGCCGGTGCCACTGCCGTGGCTGCCGTCGAAGCCTTCGAGGACCAGGGCGTGGATATTCCGGTCGTCACCGGCGAAGACCAGCAGGATTATCTGCAGAAGTGGCGCGACCTTGGCTTCAAGGGTATCGCCCCGACCTACCCGACCTACCAGTGGCGTACCGCGGTCATCGCCGCGGTGATGACACTCAAGGGCGAGCAGGTGCCGGGTCCGGAATGGGTACTGCCGCAGCCGGCCATCACCCAGGAAGTCCTGGACCAGTACATCAACGAATCCATGCCGCCGCTCCACTACGCGATGTGCGGCTGTGAAGACATGCCGAGCTACCCCGAAGCCTGGGGCGGTACCAAGTAA
- a CDS encoding ABC transporter permease, with protein sequence MTDQTIARPEPTRRNWLQINPVYVLVVALIIAIIIMNPAFGEPTGYMNFLKRVTALAILSAGALYVIVSGGFDLSVGSIMTLTVIGSSMLASNDPNSTYWIIPLMLGIGAVIGLVNGLVVSYLKVPSLIATLGMMITLNGVAFMWSGGAPRGYLPDTFRFFGRYNIADVPVIAILPIAVLCLVGFGLILWWGMHRTNFGRMLHAVGDNPQAARLAGVPVARVRISAFIVSALTAVLAGVILGGRAGVSVDIGSGFELQAITAAVIGGAQLLGGRGSVPATIAGALALEAIFTLLNLLGLAQPVRLVVQGLILIGAVALATYQRKRSGR encoded by the coding sequence ATGACCGACCAGACCATTGCCCGCCCCGAGCCGACCCGGCGCAACTGGCTGCAAATCAACCCCGTCTACGTGCTTGTCGTCGCGTTGATCATCGCGATCATCATCATGAATCCGGCTTTCGGCGAGCCCACCGGCTACATGAACTTCCTCAAGCGTGTCACCGCCCTGGCCATCCTGTCGGCCGGCGCACTCTATGTTATCGTCTCGGGCGGCTTCGACCTTTCCGTGGGGTCGATCATGACGCTCACCGTCATCGGCTCCTCGATGCTGGCCAGCAACGATCCCAATTCGACCTATTGGATCATCCCTTTGATGCTCGGCATCGGCGCCGTCATCGGCCTCGTGAACGGTCTTGTCGTCAGCTATCTCAAGGTGCCCTCGCTGATCGCCACACTGGGCATGATGATCACGCTCAATGGTGTCGCCTTCATGTGGTCCGGCGGCGCCCCGCGCGGCTATCTGCCGGATACGTTCCGCTTCTTCGGTCGCTACAACATTGCCGATGTCCCGGTCATTGCCATCCTGCCCATAGCGGTCCTGTGTCTTGTCGGCTTCGGGCTCATTCTCTGGTGGGGAATGCATCGCACCAACTTTGGCCGGATGCTGCACGCCGTGGGTGACAACCCGCAAGCCGCGCGCCTCGCCGGTGTGCCGGTGGCGCGAGTCCGTATTTCGGCCTTTATCGTCTCCGCGCTGACGGCGGTGCTGGCGGGCGTCATCCTGGGCGGTCGCGCCGGCGTATCGGTCGATATCGGTTCAGGGTTTGAATTGCAGGCCATTACCGCTGCCGTCATCGGTGGCGCTCAACTGCTTGGCGGACGAGGCTCGGTGCCGGCCACAATTGCCGGCGCCCTGGCGCTCGAAGCCATCTTCACCCTGCTCAATCTGCTTGGACTGGCGCAGCCGGTTCGCCTGGTCGTGCAGGGGCTCATTCTCATCGGAGCGGTCGCGCTTGCTACCTACCAACGCAAGCGATCGGGCCGATGA
- a CDS encoding ABC transporter permease produces MTEASLPTPPRRFRFDRHASSILLAAAILIYVVLVIALGQTRFLTLENLIAILGRSITLGITAIGQTFAILVASIDLSVASVISASAVVTSVVMNGDPAMMLPAVAAVLVLGAAVGLVNGLVIAKLEVNPLIATLGMSLIIQGVLSYYYNNFAGNVPAEFQIFAYGSWGIVPYSLIFMFALAGLAWFVLKFTRFGSDVYSVGGNKDAARLAGIKTARVVVGAHVICSLCAAIAGIYLASRLRSGAPWIGAEGVYDLESIAVVVIGGTVLAGGRGGIWGTMAGVIIFSLIDSIFNVAGVDAFVKQVLRGIIIVAAVAFYAARSQRPVA; encoded by the coding sequence ATGACCGAGGCTTCCCTGCCCACGCCGCCGCGCCGCTTCCGGTTCGACCGCCATGCTTCCAGCATCCTTCTGGCTGCCGCGATCCTGATCTACGTAGTCCTCGTGATCGCGCTCGGCCAGACGCGCTTCCTGACACTCGAAAACCTTATCGCCATTCTCGGCCGCTCGATCACACTCGGGATCACGGCCATCGGCCAGACCTTTGCCATCCTCGTGGCCTCGATCGACCTCAGCGTCGCCAGCGTCATTTCGGCTTCGGCTGTAGTCACCTCGGTGGTGATGAATGGCGACCCCGCCATGATGCTGCCGGCTGTTGCGGCAGTCCTTGTGCTCGGCGCGGCGGTCGGGCTGGTCAATGGCCTCGTCATCGCCAAGCTCGAGGTCAATCCGCTGATCGCCACGCTCGGCATGTCGCTGATCATCCAGGGCGTGCTGTCCTACTACTACAACAATTTCGCGGGGAACGTTCCTGCCGAGTTCCAGATCTTCGCCTATGGCTCCTGGGGCATCGTGCCGTATTCACTGATCTTCATGTTTGCCCTCGCCGGGCTCGCCTGGTTCGTCCTCAAATTCACGCGTTTTGGCTCCGATGTCTATTCGGTCGGTGGCAACAAGGATGCGGCACGCCTTGCCGGCATCAAGACGGCGCGCGTCGTCGTCGGTGCCCACGTCATCTGCTCGCTCTGCGCCGCCATCGCCGGCATCTATCTCGCCTCGCGCCTCCGCTCCGGCGCGCCCTGGATCGGCGCCGAAGGCGTCTATGATCTCGAGTCCATCGCTGTCGTCGTCATCGGCGGCACGGTCCTGGCCGGTGGACGCGGCGGCATCTGGGGGACGATGGCGGGCGTCATCATCTTCTCGCTCATCGACTCCATCTTCAACGTGGCCGGCGTGGACGCCTTCGTCAAACAGGTGCTGCGCGGCATCATCATCGTCGCCGCGGTTGCCTTCTACGCCGCCCGTTCGCAAAGGCCGGTAGCATGA
- a CDS encoding sugar ABC transporter ATP-binding protein, which translates to MTGTPVIEMREITKSFPGVKALRGVSFACGRGEVHALCGENGAGKSTLIKILSGVYRPDSGEVLIDGTAQHFSHPQQALLAGISVIYQEFSLLPERTVAQNLFLGREPLRNGLVDNRAMVEETRRVLAFFGGRHRIEPDTLVADLDVASQQMVEIAKAISLNAKVIVMDEPTAALNESECEVLFGLVEQLRASGTAIVYITHRMREVTRVADRVTVIKDGEVAAAFDHVPAPDVVVRAMVGRDISEYYPEPATPAEIGRPVLSVAAGTNSALRDINLQLHAGEIVGFAGLQGAGRTALAMALFGARPFTSGTMTLDGQTVQLNSPRDAIRAGIGMLPGDRKASALVLMQSVRDNGMLTARAFARLWGGKDSNRFTDLHGMNALLDQMKVRAPSYEQEMRFLSGGNQQKAIVARWLALKPKVLIFIEPTRGIDVDAKASIYHLMRDLARAGTAVMMVSSDLPEILGASDRILVMREGRIVGEFGRSATEAELMLAATGETEVAA; encoded by the coding sequence ATGACCGGCACGCCCGTCATAGAGATGCGCGAGATCACCAAGTCCTTTCCGGGCGTGAAGGCGCTGCGTGGCGTGTCCTTCGCCTGCGGGCGTGGCGAGGTGCATGCGCTTTGCGGGGAGAACGGCGCGGGCAAGTCGACGCTGATAAAGATCCTGTCGGGCGTCTATCGTCCCGATAGTGGCGAGGTATTGATAGACGGCACTGCACAGCACTTCAGTCACCCGCAGCAGGCGCTGCTGGCTGGCATTTCTGTCATCTACCAGGAATTTTCCCTGCTGCCCGAGCGCACCGTGGCGCAGAACCTGTTCCTCGGCCGCGAGCCGCTGCGCAACGGGCTCGTCGACAACCGCGCCATGGTCGAAGAGACGCGACGCGTGCTGGCGTTCTTCGGCGGCCGACACCGGATCGAGCCGGATACCCTGGTTGCGGACCTCGATGTCGCAAGCCAGCAGATGGTCGAGATCGCCAAGGCGATTTCGCTCAATGCCAAGGTCATCGTCATGGACGAGCCGACCGCGGCGCTCAATGAGTCGGAATGCGAGGTGCTGTTCGGTCTCGTCGAGCAATTGCGTGCCTCGGGTACGGCCATAGTCTACATCACGCATCGCATGCGCGAAGTCACGCGGGTGGCGGATCGTGTCACGGTCATCAAGGACGGCGAGGTTGCCGCGGCCTTCGACCACGTGCCTGCGCCCGATGTCGTCGTGCGTGCCATGGTCGGTCGCGATATCTCGGAATATTATCCCGAGCCGGCAACCCCGGCCGAGATCGGCAGGCCGGTCCTTTCGGTTGCTGCGGGCACAAACAGCGCGCTGCGCGACATAAATCTTCAGTTGCACGCAGGCGAAATCGTCGGTTTTGCCGGACTGCAGGGGGCAGGGCGGACGGCTCTGGCCATGGCGCTGTTCGGCGCTAGGCCGTTCACGTCTGGAACCATGACGCTCGACGGTCAAACGGTCCAGCTCAATTCGCCGCGCGACGCGATACGGGCCGGGATCGGCATGCTGCCGGGAGATCGCAAGGCCAGTGCGCTCGTGCTGATGCAATCGGTTCGGGACAACGGCATGCTGACGGCGCGGGCTTTTGCCCGGCTGTGGGGCGGCAAGGATAGTAATCGCTTCACCGATCTCCATGGCATGAATGCGCTGCTCGACCAGATGAAGGTGCGTGCGCCGTCCTACGAGCAGGAGATGCGGTTCCTGTCGGGCGGCAATCAGCAGAAAGCAATCGTTGCCCGTTGGCTGGCGCTCAAGCCCAAGGTGCTGATCTTCATAGAGCCGACCCGTGGCATCGATGTCGACGCCAAGGCCAGCATCTACCACCTGATGCGCGACCTGGCGCGTGCCGGCACGGCCGTGATGATGGTTTCGTCCGATCTGCCTGAAATCCTCGGCGCCTCGGACCGCATCCTCGTCATGCGGGAAGGCCGGATCGTCGGCGAATTCGGCCGCTCGGCAACGGAAGCCGAGCTGATGCTCGCAGCCACGGGCGAAACGGAGGTCGCGGCATGA
- a CDS encoding sugar phosphate isomerase/epimerase family protein, translating into MKLGINLLCLTDFVTVEHLPAIRQIKALGYDGVEVPVLSGDAAHYAWLARELDAIGLERCTTSIVPGPDVSPIADDADIRARGRQHLDWALDCAIALGAQSVGGPIHAPIGHFTGTGPTESELSYGAEVHHALAERAERNGIYLSLEHLNRFETYFLNTTAQCRDYARRVDHPACRIMYDTFHANIEDRDQVEAYEIVSPHVGVVHISENDRGIPGRGHIDFTAIMGAVRRSGYDGWVTLEAFGAGLPAIAAATRVWRPLFPDYETLFAESADFIRRTWDAAGRELAA; encoded by the coding sequence ATGAAGCTCGGCATCAATCTGCTGTGCTTGACCGATTTTGTGACTGTGGAGCATTTGCCGGCTATCCGGCAGATCAAGGCGCTCGGCTATGATGGTGTCGAGGTGCCCGTACTGTCGGGTGACGCAGCGCATTACGCCTGGCTCGCCCGCGAACTGGACGCCATTGGCCTTGAGCGCTGCACTACCTCGATCGTCCCTGGCCCGGACGTAAGCCCTATTGCCGATGACGCCGACATCCGCGCCCGTGGTCGACAGCATCTCGATTGGGCGCTTGATTGTGCGATCGCGCTGGGGGCGCAAAGTGTCGGCGGGCCGATCCATGCGCCGATCGGACATTTCACCGGAACCGGACCGACGGAAAGCGAACTGTCCTACGGGGCCGAGGTGCACCATGCTCTCGCCGAGCGGGCCGAGCGCAACGGCATCTATCTCAGCCTTGAGCATCTCAACCGTTTCGAGACCTATTTCCTCAACACCACGGCCCAGTGTCGCGACTACGCCCGGCGGGTGGATCATCCGGCGTGCCGGATCATGTACGACACCTTCCACGCCAACATCGAAGACCGGGATCAGGTCGAGGCCTACGAGATCGTTTCCCCGCATGTGGGCGTGGTCCATATCTCGGAAAACGATCGCGGCATTCCGGGGCGCGGGCACATCGACTTCACCGCCATCATGGGTGCCGTGCGTCGCTCCGGTTACGACGGCTGGGTGACGCTCGAAGCCTTCGGTGCCGGCCTGCCGGCAATCGCGGCGGCGACGCGCGTCTGGCGTCCGCTGTTCCCGGACTATGAGACGCTCTTTGCCGAAAGCGCCGATTTCATACGCCGTACCTGGGACGCAGCGGGACGGGAGCTGGCTGCATGA
- a CDS encoding helix-turn-helix transcriptional regulator: protein MNAEARIAAVSRPAVFTEPGALLYAGNCSDLYKASIEGKVTLNAWTRRKYPGTPLGDALPQVLSVGGWDAARSQDWGLKEHCNEGVKIAYLARGSMVLKVDGQRHELTEGQMFVVRPWQLHQFGDPHVSASQIIWVLFDVGVRRPHEDWLWPDWMAWPERDTARLTTLLSRNEQHVLTASRDVARSFHEIGELVAAGDIAGSETRLRLLISLMLLQFTEQLEHQAPMLDEDLASSKRTVQIFLDRLTHALDEQWTLDNMAAECGLSRTQFSQHCQSLTNMTPVRYLQMVRLEAAKKWLAERATASVTDIAFEAGFTSSQYFATCFKRRFGLTPQECRG, encoded by the coding sequence ATGAACGCAGAGGCTCGTATCGCGGCCGTATCGAGACCGGCCGTGTTCACCGAACCGGGCGCCCTGCTCTATGCCGGCAATTGCTCTGATCTCTACAAGGCGTCGATCGAGGGCAAGGTGACGCTCAATGCCTGGACGCGACGCAAGTATCCAGGAACCCCGCTTGGCGATGCGCTGCCGCAAGTTCTCTCCGTCGGCGGCTGGGACGCAGCGCGATCGCAGGACTGGGGGCTCAAGGAGCACTGCAACGAGGGCGTAAAGATCGCCTATCTGGCGCGTGGCAGCATGGTGCTGAAAGTCGATGGCCAGCGCCACGAGCTGACCGAGGGACAGATGTTCGTGGTGCGCCCCTGGCAGCTGCACCAGTTCGGGGACCCGCACGTTTCGGCCAGCCAGATCATCTGGGTACTGTTCGATGTCGGCGTGCGGCGGCCGCATGAGGATTGGCTCTGGCCCGACTGGATGGCCTGGCCCGAGCGCGACACGGCGCGCCTCACAACCCTGCTCTCGCGCAACGAACAGCATGTGCTGACGGCGAGCCGAGATGTCGCCCGCAGCTTCCACGAGATCGGCGAGTTGGTCGCCGCCGGCGACATTGCGGGCAGTGAAACGCGCCTGCGGCTGTTGATTTCGCTAATGCTGCTGCAATTCACCGAGCAGCTCGAACATCAGGCGCCGATGTTGGACGAGGACCTGGCGAGCTCCAAGCGGACGGTCCAGATTTTCCTCGATCGGCTGACGCATGCCCTCGACGAACAATGGACGCTGGACAACATGGCCGCGGAATGCGGGCTGTCGCGAACACAATTCTCCCAACACTGCCAGTCCCTTACGAACATGACGCCGGTACGCTATCTCCAGATGGTGCGTCTGGAGGCAGCCAAGAAGTGGCTGGCGGAAAGAGCAACGGCCTCGGTGACCGACATCGCCTTTGAAGCCGGGTTTACGTCGAGCCAATATTTCGCCACCTGCTTCAAACGTCGCTTTGGGCTGACGCCGCAGGAATGCAGAGGCTGA
- a CDS encoding TIGR02186 family protein gives MRTLIWMLVLGFIALNPGRVSAEVEVVMTNSDPVVAVHSNFRGQAVTLFGTVETPPPEGQSYSVVVVVQGPSSDWVVREKTRQFGLVLNAQSATYERVPSYYGIFSSSPLEQLGLSGLSVFDPTALAKSLREDVFAPDFDGELVRLMQARGRFSVSDRGVVMLSSTAFSVRVPIASNATNGLYLARAFVYAGGERVADSTTRFTVRTQGFERYVADVARSNPPLYGLVTILIALGTGWLGGVLFRR, from the coding sequence ATGCGCACGCTGATCTGGATGCTCGTGCTCGGGTTCATCGCTCTCAATCCAGGCCGGGTGTCCGCCGAGGTCGAGGTGGTCATGACAAATTCCGATCCGGTTGTTGCCGTACATTCCAACTTTCGTGGACAGGCTGTCACACTCTTCGGGACGGTCGAGACGCCGCCGCCAGAAGGTCAGAGCTATTCCGTCGTTGTGGTTGTCCAGGGGCCGTCATCGGATTGGGTAGTGCGCGAAAAAACGCGCCAGTTCGGGCTGGTGCTCAACGCGCAGTCGGCGACCTATGAACGCGTTCCGAGCTACTACGGGATTTTCTCCAGCAGTCCGCTTGAGCAATTAGGCCTGTCCGGACTGTCGGTGTTCGATCCGACGGCTCTTGCCAAATCCCTGCGCGAAGACGTTTTTGCGCCCGACTTTGACGGAGAACTGGTCCGTTTGATGCAAGCGCGGGGCAGATTTTCGGTTTCAGATAGGGGTGTCGTCATGCTGTCTTCCACCGCCTTTTCGGTGCGCGTTCCAATCGCGTCGAACGCCACCAATGGTCTCTATCTTGCACGCGCCTTCGTCTATGCCGGTGGGGAGCGCGTAGCCGATAGTACGACGCGGTTCACAGTTCGCACGCAGGGATTCGAGCGCTACGTTGCTGACGTGGCGCGCTCGAATCCGCCGCTTTATGGCCTCGTGACGATCCTCATTGCGCTCGGCACCGGTTGGCTGGGCGGTGTGCTGTTCCGTCGTTGA
- a CDS encoding sulfite exporter TauE/SafE family protein, whose amino-acid sequence MPIYLPIAELSVDLFFLLGIGAAIGFISGLFGVGGGFLLTPMLLFAGVPAPVAVASVTAQVVASSTSGALSYFRRGAMDTKMGGYLVLGGVFGSALGVWIFGILSALGQLDLFLSLGYLVLLGSVGALMFVEAARTLFKRQNEKTVVRRRLPGQAPWVQRLPLRTRFRKSQLYISVIPVVLIGFSIGIIGALLGIGGGFVLVPALVYILRVPGKVVVGTSLLHLLAVMAMTCFLHAIQTQSVDTLLAFCLMVGSVAGAQFGASAGQHLPGERLRILLAMLILAIAFRFGLGLLIAPADPFTLTQLGFGEG is encoded by the coding sequence ATGCCGATCTACCTGCCCATCGCCGAATTATCTGTCGACCTCTTCTTCCTTTTGGGAATTGGAGCTGCGATTGGTTTTATCTCGGGACTGTTCGGTGTCGGCGGCGGATTTTTGCTGACGCCCATGCTGTTGTTTGCTGGTGTTCCTGCTCCGGTCGCCGTCGCGTCGGTGACGGCTCAAGTCGTCGCCTCCTCGACATCTGGTGCGCTATCCTACTTCAGGCGTGGCGCCATGGACACCAAGATGGGGGGGTATCTTGTCCTCGGCGGCGTGTTCGGCTCGGCGCTGGGTGTATGGATATTCGGTATCCTCAGTGCGTTGGGACAGCTGGATCTGTTTCTTTCGCTTGGATACCTGGTTCTGCTCGGATCCGTCGGCGCGCTGATGTTCGTGGAAGCCGCGCGTACCCTGTTCAAGCGCCAAAACGAAAAAACCGTTGTCAGGCGGCGGTTGCCGGGACAGGCACCTTGGGTACAGCGTCTGCCGCTGCGAACACGCTTCCGCAAGTCCCAACTCTACATCTCGGTGATCCCGGTTGTTTTGATCGGATTTTCCATAGGCATCATCGGTGCCTTGCTCGGCATCGGCGGGGGTTTCGTGCTCGTCCCCGCACTCGTTTACATCCTGCGCGTACCCGGCAAGGTGGTGGTCGGCACCTCGCTACTTCATCTCTTGGCCGTCATGGCTATGACCTGTTTCCTCCACGCGATCCAGACGCAGTCCGTCGACACCCTCCTCGCCTTCTGTCTCATGGTGGGCAGTGTCGCCGGAGCGCAGTTCGGCGCATCGGCCGGTCAGCATTTGCCGGGAGAGAGGCTGAGAATCCTCCTTGCAATGCTTATCCTCGCCATTGCCTTCCGTTTCGGCCTCGGCCTGCTGATCGCCCCGGCAGACCCGTTCACCCTGACCCAGCTCGGCTTTGGAGAAGGTTGA
- a CDS encoding formylglycine-generating enzyme family protein produces the protein MSSCCGSSRGLAVIASADAAAGFSRGGSPSGVIRVRGGRTFVGTDTPEIAQDGEGPKRAITLADFGLEAETVTVERFASFVEATGYVSEAEQFGWTSVFFGDSAHLSAASAVGSRLPWWHRVDGAHWRHPEGPGSNIDDRLDHPVTQVSWTDAKAFAAWVGGRLPTEAEWEHAARGGAQDRRFPWGEAEPDDEAIHANIWQGQFPHRNTLADGHERTAPARSFEPNSLGFYNMAGNVWEWTADAFKVRSLSKQARLRNAQALEHSEKVLKGGSFLCHISYCYRYRIAARMALSPDSAASNAGFRVAYDL, from the coding sequence ATGAGCTCGTGCTGCGGTTCGTCGCGCGGATTGGCAGTCATCGCATCCGCTGACGCTGCTGCCGGGTTCAGCCGCGGCGGTTCGCCATCCGGGGTGATCCGGGTGCGCGGCGGTCGGACGTTTGTCGGTACCGACACCCCGGAAATCGCCCAGGACGGGGAGGGCCCCAAACGCGCGATTACCCTTGCGGACTTCGGTCTCGAGGCGGAAACCGTGACGGTTGAGCGCTTCGCATCCTTTGTCGAGGCGACCGGCTATGTCTCCGAAGCCGAGCAATTCGGCTGGACGTCCGTCTTCTTTGGCGATTCCGCCCATCTTTCGGCCGCCTCGGCCGTTGGATCGCGCCTTCCTTGGTGGCACCGCGTCGATGGCGCTCATTGGCGCCATCCGGAAGGACCTGGGAGCAATATTGACGATCGGCTGGATCACCCCGTCACCCAGGTCTCATGGACCGACGCGAAGGCCTTTGCCGCCTGGGTGGGCGGAAGGTTGCCGACTGAGGCGGAATGGGAACATGCGGCGCGCGGCGGCGCCCAGGATCGTCGCTTTCCGTGGGGCGAAGCCGAACCAGATGACGAAGCCATCCATGCCAACATCTGGCAGGGCCAGTTCCCGCACCGGAATACGCTTGCGGATGGCCACGAACGCACGGCTCCTGCCCGGAGTTTCGAGCCCAACTCGCTCGGTTTCTACAACATGGCCGGCAATGTCTGGGAATGGACTGCCGACGCCTTCAAGGTGCGGTCACTCTCGAAGCAGGCACGTCTTCGCAATGCGCAGGCGCTTGAGCATTCCGAGAAAGTTCTCAAGGGCGGCTCGTTCCTCTGTCACATTTCATACTGTTACCGTTATCGCATAGCGGCGCGTATGGCGCTGTCCCCCGATAGCGCCGCAAGCAATGCCGGTTTTCGCGTCGCCTACGATCTCTGA
- a CDS encoding sulfatase family protein, which produces MRPNIIFIMSDDHAARAISAYGAGLNNTPNLDRLANEGMRHDATYVTNSICTPSRAAILTGTYNHVNCVTTLYTEIDNRLPNVAKHLRRGGYRTGMFGKWHMGEGPAHNPTGFDDWAVVPGQGDYWDPKFIFPDNSRRRIPGYATDIITDMSLDFIEKSGDQPFFLMCHHKAPHRNFEPHPKYNHLWANEDIPLPETFNDDYSNRAAAAAAAKMRIRSDMNYEDLGLVTPSGPAEKVGPLMLDFIPFMRKVPELLPGQTITVICSETGENFTFDDPQKFAEFKFQRYMKRYLRTVQSIDENVGRLLDYLDEKGLTENTIVIYTSDQGFFLGEHGWFDKRFMYEESLQMPFLVRYPAAIKAGSVSADISCNVDFAPTFLDYAGLPVPSYMQGRSMRAVLEGRTPDDWEQLTYHRYWMHNDDIHEAWAHYGVRDGRYKLIYWYNDDLGILGARPNGAPPEWELFDCEKDPHELTNVAAHAAYSGIFRDMLAKLDAKMAEIGDVPEHDSTTVLAGLTA; this is translated from the coding sequence ATGCGGCCTAATATCATTTTTATCATGAGCGACGACCATGCTGCACGGGCGATTTCCGCCTACGGTGCCGGTCTGAACAACACGCCTAACCTTGACCGTCTGGCGAACGAAGGCATGCGCCACGACGCCACTTACGTCACCAATTCCATCTGCACACCCAGCCGCGCCGCGATCCTCACCGGCACGTACAACCACGTAAACTGCGTCACCACCCTCTACACCGAGATCGACAATCGATTGCCCAATGTTGCCAAGCACTTGCGCAGGGGCGGTTATCGTACGGGCATGTTCGGCAAGTGGCATATGGGCGAGGGTCCGGCGCATAATCCCACCGGTTTCGATGATTGGGCGGTGGTGCCCGGGCAGGGCGACTACTGGGATCCAAAGTTCATTTTCCCCGACAATTCCCGCCGCCGCATACCGGGCTACGCCACCGACATCATCACCGATATGAGCCTTGATTTCATTGAGAAATCTGGGGACCAGCCGTTCTTCCTGATGTGCCACCACAAGGCGCCGCATCGCAATTTCGAGCCGCATCCCAAGTACAACCACCTCTGGGCCAACGAGGATATTCCTCTGCCCGAGACCTTCAACGACGACTATTCCAACCGTGCCGCCGCCGCAGCCGCCGCAAAAATGCGCATCCGCTCGGACATGAATTACGAGGACCTGGGTCTCGTAACCCCTTCTGGCCCCGCAGAAAAAGTCGGGCCGCTCATGCTTGATTTCATTCCGTTCATGCGCAAGGTGCCCGAACTTCTGCCCGGTCAGACCATCACGGTCATATGCTCGGAAACCGGCGAGAACTTCACATTCGACGACCCGCAGAAATTCGCCGAGTTCAAGTTCCAGCGCTATATGAAGCGCTATCTGCGCACGGTACAATCCATCGACGAGAACGTTGGACGGCTTCTCGACTATCTCGATGAAAAGGGTCTGACCGAGAACACGATCGTCATCTACACCTCCGACCAGGGTTTCTTCCTCGGCGAACACGGCTGGTTCGACAAGCGCTTCATGTACGAGGAGTCGCTGCAGATGCCCTTCCTCGTCCGCTATCCTGCTGCAATCAAAGCCGGATCCGTCAGTGCCGACATTTCCTGCAACGTCGATTTCGCTCCGACTTTCCTCGATTACGCCGGCCTGCCAGTCCCGAGCTACATGCAGGGACGATCAATGCGCGCAGTCCTTGAAGGCAGGACGCCCGACGATTGGGAGCAGCTTACCTACCACCGGTATTGGATGCACAATGACGACATCCACGAAGCTTGGGCCCACTACGGTGTGCGGGACGGCCGCTACAAGCTGATCTACTGGTACAATGACGACTTGGGCATTCTGGGCGCCCGTCCCAATGGAGCGCCACCGGAGTGGGAGCTTTTCGATTGCGAAAAGGACCCGCACGAACTGACCAACGTCGCGGCACATGCTGCCTATTCCGGGATTTTTCGGGACATGCTCGCCAAGCTCGACGCCAAGATGGCAGAGATCGGCGACGTGCCCGAGCATGACAGCACAACGGTGCTGGCTGGTCTCACGGCCTGA